In Clupea harengus unplaced genomic scaffold, Ch_v2.0.2, whole genome shotgun sequence, the genomic window TCTCAGACTTTCCTCTAGCTTCTAAGGAAAAGCGGATTTTGTAAATGAACTAAATTTGTCTGTGTCCACAGCCTTAAAGCACCACACGTCCAAGCTGCGTGAGTTCTCAGACCTAATTCATGTGGAGACCTTTGGCTTCCGTGGGGAAGCCCTaagctctctctgtgctctcaggTATGTCTATTGTACTGCAGTATCTCACCTCTCAGTTTAAACCTTTCAAGATCGTAATAAATCAGGTTAGGCAACCTTTACCTTGGCTACTCAGCCAATTCATGTAGGAATAAAACGCAATAAACATGAAAGGCACTGATGAATTAACTAATTACGCTGAGATGCTGAACGTCCCCTCTTGTTTACACAGAATTCTTCAAAAGTAGACAGGTGTTTTTAAGGGTTGCAGAACTTTTAATttgctgatgtttgtgtgatttctgtgggcttcctctcctctttgccagTGACATAAGTGTGGTGACGTGTCACAAAACTGCCCAAGTGGGCACGCGGCTTGTGTTCGATAATAACGGCCGTCTGACACAGCGGTTGCCCCATCCCCGTCAGCAGGGCACCACAGTCAGCCTGCAGCAGCTCTTTTACACTCTGCCTGTTCGACACAAGGAGTTCCAGCGCAACATTAAGAAGGTATGAGGTCATTAGTGCGCATTGAAAACTTGTGAGTGTCCATGAACGGCTGTGTTTTACAACCAGGGTCTTTCTCTGAAAGTGTCGGTAATTTGCTTGTAAATTTAAAGAAAATGTACTTGTACACATTGGTTGGTTTGACTTTAAGTAGGATCTCAGCCAAGCGTTCTTTCTCTGCACGTCATGCTTTTAGGAGTATGCAAAGATGATGCATGTCCTGCAGTCGTACTGCATCATCTCCACTGGTGTTCGCATCACCTGCACTAACCAGGTGGGTCAGGGGAAACGCAACACCGTGCTCTGCACCAGCGGGAGCAACGGCATGAAGGACAACATTGGAGCTGTGTTTGGACCCAAGCAGGTTAGGGCTGATTTGGCTCATAAGCCAGTATGCGTATTCATTCTCTTCTATATAGTTACCTTTTGGTTTAGTATGCAATATATGTTAATATTAAATGTGGACCAATGTCAGCCTGGGGTTAAACATGGGTTTATCGTGTGTAATTTGGATTGACCTGTGGTTTCTTCCCTCAGCTTCAGAGCCTGATCCCATTTCAGCAGCACTCCCCGACAGAGTCAGTGAAGGAGGATTATGGCCTCAGCAAAGCTGAACTTCCCACAGATATCTTCACGTGCGTTGGACTGTGTCATGTGAAATTGCTCAATTAAAGTAGATGGGGGTTTCCAGAGGCCATCCCTCATCAATCGCTTAAGATAAAGGGTTAAGAaacattttattgtgatttgTAATCCaggttttctttaaaaagttGCTTTTCTATGTTTGTTTTGCAGTCTCTCTGGTTTTATATCCAGAGGCGACCATGGTGTGGGAAGAAGCTCAACAGATAGGCAGTTTTTCTTTGTCAACAAAAGACCCTGTGACCCCACAAAggtgcgcacaaacacaaacagtcattCTTTAAacatattgttgtttattttaataCCTTATTACATATTAACACTACTCATTTACCCCATACCTATTGCATGTTTACACTACAGATTTCAAAACTGGTAAATGAAGTTTACCATATGTACAACAGACATCAGTATCCATTTGTTGCTTTAAACATCACCATTGCTTCAGGTTAGTACGAGTCTATAATTTCTTCAAGGTAGTAATAATCCAACACAATTGTATTGGTCATATTGTTAAGTACTGACTGCTGGTGTCAGCTAAGCTGTTGACCTCTGCTCTTTTCTAGAATGTGTGGATGTGAATGTCACACCAGACAAGCGTCAGATCTTCCTTCAAGAGGAGAAGCTTCTGCTGGCTACCCTAAAGAGTTCACTGATTGCAATGTTTGAAACTGGTGTTAACAAGATCAGCCTCATCAACCACCCTGCACCCAGTATGGACTTCTATCAATTGTGTTCTTAAATTTCTGATATTAGCTTATCCATTGTTTGTGAGGTTACAAATTATGATGAAATAATTGCATGATTAGAtaatctttttgttttaggtgCATGTCGATTGGTTAACAACGCTTATATTGCTGAAAGACACCAGCCCACCATTTCAGAGGAAGTTACTGAGGATGCTCCCGATTCTGCTCTATCTAGCCCAAGGCCGCCATCCCTCAACCTAGCAGGCTTAAAAGCAGCCTTCTCTAATCAGCAGTCTTCAGCCACTACAGCAAGGAAGGGTGACAGTAAAGAGGTTTGCAGTGGTTCAAGTCAGAGGACCATGCAGTCGTTTTTCAGTTGCTCAGAAAAGACTACCTCTTTTAAATCATTCAAGAAATCCCCACTGAAACACATTCTAAAGGACACATTCAAGTCTTCTTCCGAGAGGCGATCTGTGCTTGGTGTCtataaatatgacaaaaattCAGAGAGCGAAGCTGATTCTGGTATGTCAGATCACTGCTCTACCACAGGTACGCCAGACAGCTTGTGTTCCACCAAATCGGAATTAGACTCACCTGACATTCATATTAAAACGGAGTTGGATGATAGGCCTGTGAACATGGATTGTGTCGTGCTGGAAAACATGACACAGGAACCAAATAATTCCAGTCAGGATGTAGAGGCTAGCCCAGAGGCAAAGAAGGCCAGACAAGATGAG contains:
- the pms2 gene encoding mismatch repair endonuclease PMS2 — encoded protein: MMDSCNEPARAIKAIDKHSVHQICSGQVVLTLATAVKELVENSIDAGSTNVEVKLKENGAELVEVSDNGSGVEDANFEALTLKHHTSKLREFSDLIHVETFGFRGEALSSLCALSDISVVTCHKTAQVGTRLVFDNNGRLTQRLPHPRQQGTTVSLQQLFYTLPVRHKEFQRNIKKEYAKMMHVLQSYCIISTGVRITCTNQVGQGKRNTVLCTSGSNGMKDNIGAVFGPKQLQSLIPFQQHSPTESVKEDYGLSKAELPTDIFTLSGFISRGDHGVGRSSTDRQFFFVNKRPCDPTKISKLVNEVYHMYNRHQYPFVALNITIASECVDVNVTPDKRQIFLQEEKLLLATLKSSLIAMFETGVNKISLINHPAPSACRLVNNAYIAERHQPTISEEVTEDAPDSALSSPRPPSLNLAGLKAAFSNQQSSATTARKGDSKEVCSGSSQRTMQSFFSCSEKTTSFKSFKKSPLKHILKDTFKSSSERRSVLGVYKYDKNSESEADSGMSDHCSTTGTPDSLCSTKSELDSPDIHIKTELDDRPVNMDCVVLENMTQEPNNSSQDVEASPEAKKARQDEILSTGSSDSGPRCVTSFADNKLDAPTKVQKRTVPLSFSMKELSGRVMRLQEQRKGTGDGGPMYRRFRAKISPGENQSAEDELKKEISKDMFKKMEIIGQFNLGFIITKVNSDLFIVDQHATDEKYNFEMLQQHTVLQGQRLIVPQNLHLTAVSETVLMDNLEIFRKNGFEFLIDEDAQVMQRVKLVSLPTSKNWTFGPGDIEELIFMLSDSPGVMCRPSRVRQMFASRSCRKSVMIGTALNVSEMKKLVGHMAEISQPWNCPHGRPTMRHLANLDLISQD